Proteins encoded by one window of Mus musculus strain C57BL/6J chromosome 10, GRCm38.p6 C57BL/6J:
- the Gpr182 gene encoding G-protein coupled receptor 182, whose translation MSVIPSPRPVSTLEPDNDFRDIHNWTELLHLFNQTFTDCHIEFNENTKHVVLFVFYLAIFVVGLVENVLVICVNCRRSGRVGMLNLYILNMAIADLGIILSLPVWMLEVMLEYTWLWGSFSCRFIHYFYLVNMYSSIFFLTCLSIDRYVTLTNTSPSWQRHQHRIRRAVCAGVWVLSAIIPLPEVVHIQLLDGSEPMCLFLAPFETYSAWALAVALSATILGFLLPFLLIAVFNILTACRLRRQRQTESRRHCLLMWAYIVVFAICWLPYQVTMLLLTLHGTHIFLHCHLVNLLYFFYEIIDCFSMLHCVANPILYNFLSPSFRGRLLSLVVRYLPKEQARAAGGRASSSSSTQHSIIITKEGSLPAAADLHTHPIRNVQASSPPPNTSPTLCNSVAS comes from the coding sequence ATGTCAGTCATACCCAGCCCCAGGCCCGTCTCCACCTTGGAACCGGACAATGATTTTAGAGACATCCACAACTGGACAGAGCTGCTCCACCTCTTCAACCAGACCTTTACCGATTGCCACATAGAATTCAACGAGAACACCAAACACGTGGTCCTCTTCGTCTTCTACCTGGCCATCTTCGTGGTAGGCTTAGTAGAGAACGTCCTGGTGATATGTGTCAACTGCCGCCGTTCAGGCCGGGTGGGGATGCTGAACCTGTACATCCTCAACATGGCCATCGCAGACCTGGGcatcatcctgtctctgcctgtttGGATGCTGGAGGTCATGCTGGAGTACACTTGGCTCTGGGGCAGCTTCTCCTGTCGCTTCATTCATTATTTCTACCTTGTCAACATGTACAGCAGCATCTTCTTCCTGACGTGCCTCAGCATTGACCGCTACGTCACCCTCACCAACACCTCTCCCTCCTGGCAGCGCCACCAGCACCGAATACGGAGGGCCGTGTGCGCAGGCGTCTGGGTCCTCTCCGCCATTATCCCACTGCCGGAGGTGGTGCACATCCAGCTGTTGGATGGCTCCGAGCCCATGTGCCTCTTCCTAGCACCTTTTGAAACGTACAGCGCCTGGGCCCTGGCAGTGGCCCTGTCGGCCACCATCCTGGGCTTCCTACTGCCTTTTCTTCTCATCGCAGTGTTCAATATCCTGACAGCCTGCCGGCttcggaggcaaaggcagacggaGAGCAGGCGCCACTGCCTGTTGATGTGGGCTTACATAGTTGTCTTTGCCATCTGCTGGCTGCCCTACCAAGTGACTATGCTGCTGCTCACTCTGCACGGGACCCACATCTTCCTCCACTGTCACCTGGTTAACCTTCTCTACTTCTTCTACGAAATCATCGACTGCTTTTCCATGCTGCACTGTGTGGCCAACCCCATCCTCTACAACTTTCTCAGCCCGAGCTTCCGGGGCCGACTGCTGAGCCTTGTGGTCCGTTACCTTCCCAAGGAGCAGGCCAGGGCAGCAGGTGGTCgagcctcctcttcttcttccaccCAGCACTCCATCATCATTACCAAAGAGGGCAGCCTGCCCGCTGCAGCGGATCTCCACACCCACCCCATCCGAAACGTTCAGGCGTCCTCTCCGCCTCCAAACACCTCACCTACACTCTGCAATTCTGTAGCCAGCTAA